From a region of the Cucumis sativus cultivar 9930 chromosome 6, Cucumber_9930_V3, whole genome shotgun sequence genome:
- the LOC101214778 gene encoding glucan endo-1,3-beta-glucosidase 11 isoform X2, whose amino-acid sequence MIHFFLLFSLTFSGVESLGINYGQVGDNLPPPDKVLELLTSLKISKVRIYDTNPQILATFANSKTELIVTIENEMLSQLMDPQQALQWVATHIKPYFPASRITGIAVGNEIFTGNDTVLMSNLVPAMINIHNALARLGLGSYIHVSTPTSLAVLENSFPPSAGSFKTQFSTYISQFLQFLSSTKAPFWINAYPYFAYKDNPNKISLDYALLNPMSYMVDPYTKLNYDNMLYAQVDAVIFAMANLGFGGIEVRVSETGWPSKGDYDEIGATAENAAIYNRNLLRRQLANEGTPLRPNMRLEVYLFALFNEDMKPGPTSERNYGLYQPDGTMAYNVGLSALLSSSSSTSSASISLSSSATKTISMEYKSLVYWMFVYLLISLEIILTRRPLYLED is encoded by the exons AtgatccatttttttcttttattttctctcacaTTTTCAG GAGTTGAATCTCTAGGCATTAATTATGGGCAAGTTGGTGATAATTTGCCACCACCTGATAAAGTTCTTGAGTTATTGACATCTCTCAAGATCTCAAAAGTAAGAATTTATGATACAAATCCTCAAATATTAGCCACATTTGCCAACTCCAAGACAGAGCTTATAGTGACCATAGAAAATGAGATGCTAAGTCAGCTCATGGACCCTCAACAAGCACTCCAATGGGTTGCAACCCACATTAAACCCTACTTTCCAGCCTCTCGCATTACTGGAATTGCTGTTGGGAACGAGATATTCACTGGAAATGACACAGTGTTAATGTCGAACCTCGTCCCGGCAATGATCAACATTCATAATGCTTTAGCTCGATTAGGGTTAGGGTCATACATTCATGTCTCAACTCCAACATCCTTAGCCGTTCTTGAGAATTCTTTTCCTCCATCAGCTGGTAGCTTCAAAACCCAGTTCTCAACTTACATTTCacaatttttacaattcttATCAAGCACAAAGGCACCATTTTGGATAAATGCATATCCATATTTTGCATACAAAGATAACCCTAATAAAATATCTTTGGATTATGCACTTTTAAATCCTATGTCATATATGGTTGATCCTtacactaaattaaattatgataatatgttgTATGCACAAGTAGATGCTGTGATATTTGCAATGGCAAATTTAGGGTTTGGTGGAATTGAAGTTAGAGTTTCAGAAACAGGATGGCCTTCAAAAGGAGATTATGATGAAATTGGAGCAACAGCTGAAAATGCAGCAATTTATAATAGAAATTTGTTGAGAAGACAATTGGCGAACGAAGGAACTCCATTAAGGCCAAATATGAGACTTGAAGTTTACCTTTTTGCTCTTTTTAATGAAGATATGAAGCCTGGACCAACCTCTGAAAGAAATTATGGTCTTTATCAACCTGATGGAACTATGGCTTATAATGTTGGCCTTTCTGCTTTGTTgagttcttcttcttcaacttcttctgCTTCTATCTCCTTGTCTTCTTCTGCCACTAAG aCAATATCAATGGAATATAAAAGCTTAGTGTATTGGATGTTCGTGTATTTGCTGATTAGCTTGGAGATTATTCTGACGAGAAGACCACTTTATTTAgaagattaa
- the LOC101214778 gene encoding glucan endo-1,3-beta-glucosidase 11 isoform X1, translating to MIHFFLLFSLTFSGVESLGINYGQVGDNLPPPDKVLELLTSLKISKVRIYDTNPQILATFANSKTELIVTIENEMLSQLMDPQQALQWVATHIKPYFPASRITGIAVGNEIFTGNDTVLMSNLVPAMINIHNALARLGLGSYIHVSTPTSLAVLENSFPPSAGSFKTQFSTYISQFLQFLSSTKAPFWINAYPYFAYKDNPNKISLDYALLNPMSYMVDPYTKLNYDNMLYAQVDAVIFAMANLGFGGIEVRVSETGWPSKGDYDEIGATAENAAIYNRNLLRRQLANEGTPLRPNMRLEVYLFALFNEDMKPGPTSERNYGLYQPDGTMAYNVGLSALLSSSSSTSSASISLSSSATKVRTFTYTLSLVSACFLGSDFEKLEINLKHTFLHLKSIHCLTYT from the exons AtgatccatttttttcttttattttctctcacaTTTTCAG GAGTTGAATCTCTAGGCATTAATTATGGGCAAGTTGGTGATAATTTGCCACCACCTGATAAAGTTCTTGAGTTATTGACATCTCTCAAGATCTCAAAAGTAAGAATTTATGATACAAATCCTCAAATATTAGCCACATTTGCCAACTCCAAGACAGAGCTTATAGTGACCATAGAAAATGAGATGCTAAGTCAGCTCATGGACCCTCAACAAGCACTCCAATGGGTTGCAACCCACATTAAACCCTACTTTCCAGCCTCTCGCATTACTGGAATTGCTGTTGGGAACGAGATATTCACTGGAAATGACACAGTGTTAATGTCGAACCTCGTCCCGGCAATGATCAACATTCATAATGCTTTAGCTCGATTAGGGTTAGGGTCATACATTCATGTCTCAACTCCAACATCCTTAGCCGTTCTTGAGAATTCTTTTCCTCCATCAGCTGGTAGCTTCAAAACCCAGTTCTCAACTTACATTTCacaatttttacaattcttATCAAGCACAAAGGCACCATTTTGGATAAATGCATATCCATATTTTGCATACAAAGATAACCCTAATAAAATATCTTTGGATTATGCACTTTTAAATCCTATGTCATATATGGTTGATCCTtacactaaattaaattatgataatatgttgTATGCACAAGTAGATGCTGTGATATTTGCAATGGCAAATTTAGGGTTTGGTGGAATTGAAGTTAGAGTTTCAGAAACAGGATGGCCTTCAAAAGGAGATTATGATGAAATTGGAGCAACAGCTGAAAATGCAGCAATTTATAATAGAAATTTGTTGAGAAGACAATTGGCGAACGAAGGAACTCCATTAAGGCCAAATATGAGACTTGAAGTTTACCTTTTTGCTCTTTTTAATGAAGATATGAAGCCTGGACCAACCTCTGAAAGAAATTATGGTCTTTATCAACCTGATGGAACTATGGCTTATAATGTTGGCCTTTCTGCTTTGTTgagttcttcttcttcaacttcttctgCTTCTATCTCCTTGTCTTCTTCTGCCACTAAGGTACGTACCTTCACCTACACTTTGTCTTTAGTTAGTGCATGTTTCCTTGGGAGCGATTTTGAAAAGCttgaaatcaatttgaaacataCATTTCTCCActtaaaatcaattcattgTTTAACttacacataa
- the LOC101212042 gene encoding uncharacterized protein LOC101212042 — translation MGAITTAVIAIGAVVAGWITIEIACKPCLEKGREAIDRSLNPDFDPDDEVSDIRAPLNPNPNFTPDLDHTNPNHSSSTTSEVIKAV, via the coding sequence ATGGGGGCAATAACGACGGCCGTGATAGCAATCGGAGCGGTGGTTGCAGGATGGATCACCATCGAAATAGCTTGCAAACCTTGCCTGGAGAAAGGTCGGGAAGCCATTGATCGTTCTCTCAATCCTGATTTCGATCCTGACGATGAAGTCTCCGACATTCGTGCTCCTCTAAATCCCAACCCCAATTTCACGCCAGATCTTGACCATACAAACCCTAACCATTCATCTTCCACCACTTCCGAGGTCATCAAGGCCGTTTAA